One Rhodothermaceae bacterium genomic window carries:
- a CDS encoding VanZ family protein — translation MSIFTSEREKRLWAYTLAVVVAIYSTLGLARILVDQLGSDFLSVWLFLLGCILVLATVITQGLKVRPGGMEIGVALGIAAAYLLIIVRMAVPTERSHLVEYGVVAIFVHEALLERAMQGRRVPVPGLLAIVIASVIGVIDEGIQWFLPSRVMDPVDMLFNVLAATMAIIASVALRWARRQASHFTGR, via the coding sequence ATGTCCATTTTCACATCGGAAAGAGAGAAACGCCTCTGGGCTTATACACTGGCCGTCGTGGTGGCCATCTACTCTACTCTGGGACTGGCACGAATCCTGGTCGACCAGTTGGGGAGCGATTTCTTGTCGGTCTGGCTCTTTCTCCTCGGCTGCATTCTGGTGCTTGCAACTGTGATCACACAGGGCCTAAAGGTTCGGCCGGGAGGTATGGAGATCGGTGTCGCTCTTGGCATCGCCGCTGCCTATCTCCTGATCATCGTTCGGATGGCGGTGCCAACCGAGCGCTCTCATTTGGTCGAGTACGGAGTAGTGGCCATCTTCGTCCACGAAGCACTTTTGGAGCGGGCCATGCAGGGACGGCGGGTTCCCGTTCCGGGTCTGCTTGCAATCGTAATCGCATCCGTGATCGGCGTCATCGACGAGGGCATCCAATGGTTTTTGCCCAGCCGCGTCATGGACCCGGTGGACATGTTGTTCAACGTATTGGCGGCAACAATGGCGATCATAGCAAGCGTGGCGCTCCGGTGGGCCCGGCGCCAGGCTAGCCACTTCACGGGCCGCTAA